In a single window of the Drosophila albomicans strain 15112-1751.03 chromosome 3, ASM965048v2, whole genome shotgun sequence genome:
- the LOC117571940 gene encoding DNA replication licensing factor MCM4 — protein MSSPARSPNVGGATPKQGARTPTRRIATQDVETPMRMGPGRQPGRPSDNISLPPTSPANISLPATSPARGLGGMSEIDLSSPLNYGTPSSMGSIRTPRSGIRGTPLRARPDIRTDKRIRQVAIGGASGLDTIPEKGSETTDPVSEASTGPQLVVWGTNVVVSQCKSKFKSFIMRFIDPSAEQDEISENIDVNQPLYLQKLEEIHTLEEPYLNLNCSHLKTFDQDLYRQLICYPQEVIPGFDMAINEMFFERYPAALLEHQIQVRPFNADKTRNMRSLNPEDMDQLISISGMVIRSSNVIPEMREAFFMCNICSYSTTVEVDRGRIAQPTLCTNCNTNHCFRIIHNRSEFTDKQLIKLQESPDDMAAGQTPHNVMLYAHNDLVDRVQPGDRVTVTGIYRAMPLKGKGLNVKSVYKTHIDVVHFRKVDNKRLYEEEEGKDHIFPPERVELLQLLSKKPDIYDRLARAIAPSIYENDDIKKGILLQLFGGTKKKHATLGRQNFRSEIHLLLCGDPGTSKSQMLQYVYNLVPRSQYTSGRGSSAVGLTAYVTKDPETRQLVLQTGALVLADNGVCCIDEFDKMNDSTRSVLHEVMEQQTLSIAKAGIICQLNARTSILAAANPAESQWNKRKNIIDNVQLPHTLLSRFDLIFLVLDPQDELFDKRLASHLVSLYYVTRHEEEDTMFDMSVLRDYIAYAREHLSPTLSDEAQQRLIQAYVDMRKVGAGRGQISAYPRQLESLIRLSEAHAKVRLSNEVELRDVEEAWRLHREALKQSATDPLSGKIDVGILTTGLSTAARKKRADLVAAIKENLKKKGKVPTVPYQKLFKEIKEGSQIMITREQFEDALKEVQDEGAIVVMGKNTIRIC, from the exons atgtcaagTCCCGCTCGTTCACCGAATGTGGGAGGTGCTACACCAAAGCAAGGAGCGCGAACGCCAACGCGAA GAATCGCTACGCAGGATGTGGAGACGCCAATGCGCATGGGTCCAGGACGGCAGCCAGGCAGGCCCTCGGACAACATAAGTCTGCCACCCACATCGCCGGCCAACATCAGCTTGCCGGCAACGAGTCCGGCGCGTGGTTTGGGCGGCATGAGTGAGATTGACTTGAGTTCGCCGCTCAACTATGGCACGCCGAGTTCCATGGGCTCGATACGTACGCCACGTTCTGGAATACGCGGCACTCCACTACGTGCACGTCCAGATATACGCACGGATAAGCGCATTCGCCAAGTGGCTATTGGTGGCGCCTCGGGG CTCGATACCATACCAGAGAAGGGCTCGGAGACCACAGACCCAGTGTCGGAGGCTTCAACTGGACCCCAGCTGGTTGTCTGGGGCACCAATGTTGTCGTCAGCCAATGCAAGTCCAAATTCAAATCATTCATTATGCGCTTCATAGATCCGAGTGCCGAACAGGATGAGATTTCAGAGAATATTGATGTAAATCAGCCGTTGTACTTGCAAAAGCTGGAGGAGATTCATACCTTGGAGGAACCATATTTAAATCTGAACTGCTCCCATCTGAAGACTTTTGACCAGGACTTGTATCGCCAGTTGATTTGCTATCCACAGGAAGTTATACCTGGCTTCGATATGGCCATTAATGAAATGTTCTTTGAACGTTATCCAGCTGCGCTTTTGGAGCATCAGATCCAAGTGCGTCCGTTCAATGCGGACAAAACGCGTAACATGCGCTCCCTGAATCCCGAGGATATGGATCAATTGATCAGTATTAGCGGCATGGTCATTCGCTCTTCTAACGTCATACCTGAGATGCGTGAAGCATTCTTTATGTGCAACATTTGCTCCTACAGCACTACTGTCGAAGTGGATCGTGGTCGCATTGCACAGCCAACGCTCTGCACCAACTGTAACACGAATCACTGCTTCCGAATCATTCACAATCGTAGTGAATTCACCGACAAACAGCTCATTAAGTTGCAGGAGTCGCCCGATGATATGGCTGCTGGTCAGACACCACACAATGTCATGTTGTATGCCCACAATGATCTGGTGGATCGAGTGCAGCCTGGTGATCGTGTCACTGTCACTGGCATCTATCGTGCCATGCCCCTCAAGGGCAAGGGTCTCAATGTGAAGAGTGTGTACAAGACGCACATCGATGTCGTTCATTTCCGCAAGGTGGACAACAAACGACTCTATGAGGAGGAAGAGGG TAAGGATCATATTTTCCCTCCAGAGCGTGTTGAGCTGCTCCAATTGCTATCCAAGAAGCCCGATATCTATGATCGTTTGGCGCGTGCAATTGCTCCTTCAATTTATGAGAATGATGACATTAAGAAGGGCATTCTGCTCCAGCTCTTTGGCGGCACCAAGAAGAAACACGCGACACTCGGTCGCCAGAACTTTAGATCAGAGATTCATCTGCTGCTATGCGGTGATCCCGGCACATCCAAGTCACAAATGTTGCAGTATGTCTACAATCTAGTGCCACGCTCTCAATACACATCGGGACGTGGTTCATCCGCTGTGGGCTTGACTGCCTATGTGACCAAGGATCCAGAGACACGTCAACTTGTCCTGCAGAC TGGCGCTCTTGTGCTGGCGGACAATGGTGTCTGTTGCATCGATGAGTTTGATAAGATGAACGATTCGACGCGCAGTGTGCTCCACGAGGTCATGGAACAGCAGACTTTGAGTATTGCCAAGGCTGGCATCATTTGTCAACTTAATGCACGCACTTCCATACTGGCTGCAGCCAATCCCGCCGAGTCGCAGTGGAATAAGCGCAAGAACATCATCGACAATGTGCAGTTGCCGCACACGCTGCTGTCGCGTTTCGATTTGATCTTCTTGGTGCTGGATCCGCAGGATGAGCTCTTCGATAAGCGCTTGGCTAGCCATTTGGTATCGCTGTACTATGTGACACGCCACGAGGAGGAGGACACCATGTTTGATATGAGCGTGCTACGCGATTACATTGCCTATGCTCGTGAACATCTTTCGCCCACACTATCAGATGAGGCGCAGCAGCGTTTGATTCAGGCATACGTCGATATGCGTAAAGTTGGCGCTGGTCGCGGCCAAATCTCTGCTTATCCTCGGCAGTTGGAGAGTTTGATTCGTCTTTCGGAGGCCCATGCCAAGGTGCGTCTTAGCAATGAGGTGGAACTGCGGGATGTGGAGGAAGCTTGGCGACTGCATCGTGAGGCCTTGAAACAATCGGCTACAGATCCATTGTCGGGTAAGATTGATGTGGGCATTTTGACCACCGGATTGTCTACAGCCGCACGCAAGAAACGCGCTGATCTCGTTGCTGCTATCAAGGAAAATCTCAAGAAAAAGGGCAAGGTGCCTACGGTTCCCTATCAAAAACTATTCAAGGAGATCAAGGAAGGCTCTCAAATT atgaTTACACGCGAGCAGTTCGAAGATGCCCTGAAGGAAGTACAAGATGAGGGCGCCATTGTTGTTATGGGCAAAAATACCAttcgaatttgttaa
- the LOC117571320 gene encoding oxysterol-binding protein-related protein 9 isoform X1: MASTSAGTLEGTLSKWTNVMKGWQYRFFVLDENAGLLSYYTSKEKMMKGVRRGCVRLKDALIGIDDQEDNTFTITVDHKTFHFQARHSDEREQWVRRLEDTIRRHANRSRLWDSQSAFYIAGGYTKESGGKRSNHLELVARRVTEADAYLQLMIEQTNALDKRIAELSDTAEQVKCKALQDNASAMLDHIKHSIVSLQIAKNMAHPINGIYNGPTMTTTTATTMAMASGDASNIGGGAGGGGGKGSEAISALKNEMAGDDEDDSATENATTAPLGLVVPETSYSSSEGEEDFYDAYDDPFTSLGSSPIGCATRGFVETSPTHEKPPDNYDSAGARTAAAVATTAIAPTSTAAATPVATTVTQSTLPEIEETESNKVPSSRSSSYDNGIDYDALYEEEEEMDLSMEAHGSMITHLLSQVKIGMDLTKVVLPTFILERRSLLEMYADYFAHPDLFLKISELDDPRDRIVQVCRWYLSAYHAGRKSAVAKKPYNPILGEVFQCHWDIPGESEDGKEVHDGPVPWCRRDQLTFLAEQVSHHPPISAFYAEHYNKKITFTAHVWTKSKFLGLSIGVHNIGEGVVTLVDRSEEYIVTFPNGYGRSILTVPWIELGGSVEIKCPQTGYYANIEFLTKPFYGGKRNKVSAEIYSPNDKKPFVSIAGEWSGLMEAKWHDKNKTEVFVDVNRIPIFKKQVRPIVEQDEYESRRVWKEVTAGLKFNDIERATNAKFVVEQQQRDQAKVRKEYDLAWEHKHFKPIGENWIYTKPLSQRMYLQEKEAKR; encoded by the exons ATGGCTTCAACCTCGGCCGGCACACTGGAGGGCACTCTGAGCAAATGGACGAACGTGATGAAGGGATGGCAGTATCGCTTCTTTGTGCTGGACGAGAATGCAGGCCTGCTATCCTACTACACG TCCAAGGAGAAGATGATGAAGGGCGTGCGACGTGGCTGTGTGCGCCTCAAAGACGCGCTTATCGGCATCGACGATCAGGAGGATAATACCTTCACCATCACTGTGGATCACAAAACCTTTCACTTTCAG GCGCGGCACAGCGATGAGCGTGAACAGTGGGTGCGACGTCTGGAGGACACAATACGACGGCACGCGAATCGTTCGCGTCTGTGGGACAGTCAGAGCGCCTTCTACATTGCTGGCGGCTACACGAAAGAGTCGGGCGGCAAGCGTTCCAATCACTTGGAGCTCGTGGCGCGACGTGTTACCGAAGCGGATGCCTATCTGCAGCTCATGATAGAGCAGACCAAT GCGCTGGACAAACGCATTGCTGAGCTGAGCGACACTGCCGAGCAGGTCAAATGCAAAGCGTTGCAGGACAACGCAAGT GCCATGTTGGATCATATCAAGCACTCAATTGTGAGTCtacaaattgccaaaaatatgGCGCACCCCATCAATGGCATTTACAATGGGCCGACGatgacaactacaacagcaacaacaatggcaatggcatctGGCGACGCTAGTAACATtggaggaggagcaggaggTGGTGGAGGAAAGGGTAGCGAGGCCATCTCGGCACTCAAGAACGAAATGGCTGgcgacgatgaggatgattCAGCAACGGAAAACG CCACGACAGCACCGTTGGGTCTCGTTGTGCCAGAGACCTCTTATTCGAGCAGTGAAGGTGAAGAAGACTTCTATGATGCCTATGATGATCCGTTCACAAGCCTGGGCAGCTCACCAATTGGCTG TGCCACGCGCGGCTTTGTGGAGACATCACCCACGCACGAAAAGCCGCCGGATAACTACGATTCAGCCGGAGCAagaacagcggcagcagtagcaacaacagcaatcgcaccaacatcaacagcagcagcaacaccagtCGCAACAACAGTGACGCAGTCGACGTTACCCGAAATCGAAGAGACCGAATCGAACAAAGTGCCGAGCTCACGTTCGTCGAGCTATGACAATGGCATCGATTACGATGCACTctacgaggaggaggaggagatgGACCTTAGCATGGAGGCGCATGGCTCAATGATAACGCATCTGTTGTCGCAGGTGAAGATTGGCATGGACCTCACCAAAGTGGTGCTACCCACGTTCATCTTGGAACGACGTTCTCTGCTCGAAATGTACGCCGATTACTTTGCCCATCCCGATTTGTTTCTTAA AATCTCAGAACTGGATGACCCCAGGGATCGCATTGTGCAAGTTTGTCGTTGGTATTTGAGTGCTTATCATGCTGGACGCAAGAGCGCGGTGGCCAAGAAACCCTACAATCCCATATTGGGTGAAGTATTTCAATGTCATTGGGATATTCCAg GTGAATCCGAAGATGGCAAGGAGGTGCATGATGGTCCCGTGCCCTGGTGTCGACGGGATCAGCTAACATTCTTGGCTGAACAGGTGTCGCATCATCCACCAA TTTCAGCCTTCTATGCAGAGCATTATAATAAGAAGATTACGTTTACTGCTCATGTCTGGACGAAATCAAAGTTCTTGGGTCTGTCCATTGGAGTGCACAACATTGGCGAGGGCGTTGTCACCCTTGTCGATCGTAGCGAAGAGTACATTGTAACTTTCCCAAATGGTTATGGCag ATCTATTTTAACGGTGCCTTGGATTGAGTTGGGCGGCTCAGTTGAAATCAAATGCCCCCAAACTGGTTACTATGCCAATATTGAGTTTCTGACAAAACCCTTCTATGGCGGTAAACGCAATAAAGTCAGCGCTGAG ATATATTCGCCCAACGATAAGAAGCCATTTGTGTCGATTGCTGGCGAGTGGAGCGGTCTGATGGAAGCCAAGTGGCATGATAAGAAC AAAACCGAAGTATTCGTTGACGTAAATCGCATACCCATATTTAAGAAACAAGTTCGACCAATCGTTGAGCAGGATGAATATGAATCACGACGTGTTTGGAAGGAAGTAACGGCAGGACTCAA ATTCAATGATATTGAGCGCGCCACGAATGCCAAATTTGTtgtggagcaacagcaacgagatCAGGCCAAGGTGCGCAAGGAATACGATCTGGCTTGGGAGCACAAG CACTTTAAGCCGATTGGTGAGAATTGGATCTACACGAAACCGCTGAGTCAGCGCATGTATTTGCAGGAGAAGGAGGCCAAAAGATAA
- the LOC117571322 gene encoding elongation of very long chain fatty acids protein 7 isoform X1 translates to MESQLSYEHPRIMSTPTFMVTVLGIYLLLVTKIGPEFMLFRKPFQLKKLIITHNIVQVVSCIYVLFEILSITENNIILFWKCNTVEMTESRTKRHFSLSYFLFWLKLSELIETVIFVLRHKQNQVTKLHIFHHITTITLIYMLINYNENGTDALFPVFLNSIVHIVMYSYYLTAAVAAPSIVRALTPVKKSITMMQMTQFALIILHAILASLNCGVDRVVFGYFMVVIVLMFYGFYDFYRGSYKKHELNRREFAAASRAAAGEVPTKTLEVN, encoded by the exons ATGGAATCGCAATTAT ctTATGAACACCCGAGGATCATGTCGACTCCCACGTTTATGGTTACAGTCTTGGGGATATATCTGCTGCTAGTCACTAAAATTGGACCAGA ATTCATGCTGTTCCGAAAACCGTTCCAGCTCAAGAAGCTAATCATCACTCATAACATTGTGCAAGTTGTTAGCTGTATATATGTTCTCTTTGAG ATTCTGTCTATCACAGAGAATAATATAATCTTATTTTGGAAATGCAACACAGTGGAGATGACAGAGTCTCGGACAAAGCGCCATTTCAGCTTGTCATACTTCCTCTTCTGGCTTAAATTATCTGAGCTGATTGAGACGGTGATCTTTGTGCTGCGCCACAAGCAGAATCAAGTGACTAAACTGCACATCTTCCATCACATTACCACAATAACTTTGATCTATATGCTGATCAATTATAATGAGAATG GAACTGATGCACTCTTTCCCGTATTCCTCAACTCGATTGTGCACATCGTGATGTACTCATATTACTTGACCGCTGCTGTGGCCGCTCCGAGCATTGTCCGTGCTCTGACGCCAGTGAAGAAATCCATTACCATGATGCAGATGACGCAGTTTGCACTCATCATTTTGCATGCGATATTGGCGAGTCTCAATTGTGGCGTTGATCGCGTCGTTTTCGGATACTTTATGGTGGTGATAGTCCTCATGTTCTATGGATTCTACGATTTCTACCGAGGCTCCTATAAGAAACACGAGCTGAATCGCAGAGAATTTGCAGCTGCATCTCGTGCTGCAGCTGGAGAAGTGCCAACAAAAACGTTGGAAGTTAATTAG
- the LOC117571322 gene encoding uncharacterized protein LOC117571322 isoform X2, whose product MDDEQELASIEKLRVQFEEHKLHCELQREKHSKLIGHFKLDSAMNELNSNMKELRLGMNQLHQLQRDLSCWTNVDAIEELPSSISSESIEEQPLKVPNCSSSSIDMPSRQLEEFNKLPLVDQDQLVISCDSRPCLFANCRKRVDSQLLLLHYVSDHSNADDACNFLHSHKLWQDHHIVLSFDPRRCELQQQKVIGLLDYTGFNLPACSGIFSSFLSQELGQLQGNVQIVVLMCKTSTHLLADARHQVFVIWLVTPQHQLQLKASLRLCGRDAAVQANSTLNVRPVQDCPTTSEIMSTPTFMVTVLGIYLLLVTKIGPEFMLFRKPFQLKKLIITHNIVQVVSCIYVLFEILSITENNIILFWKCNTVEMTESRTKRHFSLSYFLFWLKLSELIETVIFVLRHKQNQVTKLHIFHHITTITLIYMLINYNENGTDALFPVFLNSIVHIVMYSYYLTAAVAAPSIVRALTPVKKSITMMQMTQFALIILHAILASLNCGVDRVVFGYFMVVIVLMFYGFYDFYRGSYKKHELNRREFAAASRAAAGEVPTKTLEVN is encoded by the exons ATGGATGATGAGCAAGAGTTGGCTAGCATTGAGAAGCTGCGTGTTCAATTTGAGGAACACAAGTTGCACTGCGAGCTGCAACGAGAGAAGCACAGCAAGCTAATTGGACACTTTAAGCTGGACTCTGCCATGAATGAGTTAAACTCGAATATGAAGGAGCTGCGCCTGGGGATGAATCAGCTGCATCAACTGCAGAGAGACTTGAGCTGCTGGACTAATGTCGATGCCATCGAGGAGTTGCCGTCTAGCATCAGCAGCGAGAGCATCGAGGAGCAGCCACTGAAGGTACCTAATTGCTCGTCTAGTTCAATTGATATGCCTTCTAGGCAGCTGGAAGAGTTCAATAAGCTGCCATTAGTGGACCAAGACCAACTTGTGATTAGCTGCGACTCGCGTCCATGTCTCTTTGCCAACTGTCGCAAGCGCGTGGATagtcagctgctgttgctgcactaCGTCAGCGACCACAGCAACGCTGATGATGCCTGCAACTTTCTGCACTCTCACAAGCTGTGGCAGGATCACCATATTGTGCTATCCTTTGACCCCAGGCGCTgtgagctgcagcagcagaaagtTATTGGGTTGCTCGACTACACTGGCTTCAATTTGCCAGCTTGCAGTGGGATTTTCAGCAGTTTTCTCAGCCAGGAGTTGGGTCAACTGCAAGGCAATGTGCAGATTGTGGTATTGATGTGCAAGACTTCAACCCATCTGCTGGCAGATGCCAGACATCAAGTGTTTGTCATCTGGCTGGTGACTCCCCAGCATCAGTTACAACTGAAAGCTTCTCTGCGTCTCTGTGGACGCGATGCAGCTGTCCAGGCGAACAGCACACTGAATGTGCGGCCAGTGCAGGATTGCCCGACGACATCCGA GATCATGTCGACTCCCACGTTTATGGTTACAGTCTTGGGGATATATCTGCTGCTAGTCACTAAAATTGGACCAGA ATTCATGCTGTTCCGAAAACCGTTCCAGCTCAAGAAGCTAATCATCACTCATAACATTGTGCAAGTTGTTAGCTGTATATATGTTCTCTTTGAG ATTCTGTCTATCACAGAGAATAATATAATCTTATTTTGGAAATGCAACACAGTGGAGATGACAGAGTCTCGGACAAAGCGCCATTTCAGCTTGTCATACTTCCTCTTCTGGCTTAAATTATCTGAGCTGATTGAGACGGTGATCTTTGTGCTGCGCCACAAGCAGAATCAAGTGACTAAACTGCACATCTTCCATCACATTACCACAATAACTTTGATCTATATGCTGATCAATTATAATGAGAATG GAACTGATGCACTCTTTCCCGTATTCCTCAACTCGATTGTGCACATCGTGATGTACTCATATTACTTGACCGCTGCTGTGGCCGCTCCGAGCATTGTCCGTGCTCTGACGCCAGTGAAGAAATCCATTACCATGATGCAGATGACGCAGTTTGCACTCATCATTTTGCATGCGATATTGGCGAGTCTCAATTGTGGCGTTGATCGCGTCGTTTTCGGATACTTTATGGTGGTGATAGTCCTCATGTTCTATGGATTCTACGATTTCTACCGAGGCTCCTATAAGAAACACGAGCTGAATCGCAGAGAATTTGCAGCTGCATCTCGTGCTGCAGCTGGAGAAGTGCCAACAAAAACGTTGGAAGTTAATTAG
- the LOC117571320 gene encoding oxysterol-binding protein-related protein 9 isoform X2, translating into MFKKWVRRVSLSATRGFVETSPTHEKPPDNYDSAGARTAAAVATTAIAPTSTAAATPVATTVTQSTLPEIEETESNKVPSSRSSSYDNGIDYDALYEEEEEMDLSMEAHGSMITHLLSQVKIGMDLTKVVLPTFILERRSLLEMYADYFAHPDLFLKISELDDPRDRIVQVCRWYLSAYHAGRKSAVAKKPYNPILGEVFQCHWDIPGESEDGKEVHDGPVPWCRRDQLTFLAEQVSHHPPISAFYAEHYNKKITFTAHVWTKSKFLGLSIGVHNIGEGVVTLVDRSEEYIVTFPNGYGRSILTVPWIELGGSVEIKCPQTGYYANIEFLTKPFYGGKRNKVSAEIYSPNDKKPFVSIAGEWSGLMEAKWHDKNKTEVFVDVNRIPIFKKQVRPIVEQDEYESRRVWKEVTAGLKFNDIERATNAKFVVEQQQRDQAKVRKEYDLAWEHKHFKPIGENWIYTKPLSQRMYLQEKEAKR; encoded by the exons ATGTTTAAGAAGTGGGTTCGGCGTGTTAGCCTAAG TGCCACGCGCGGCTTTGTGGAGACATCACCCACGCACGAAAAGCCGCCGGATAACTACGATTCAGCCGGAGCAagaacagcggcagcagtagcaacaacagcaatcgcaccaacatcaacagcagcagcaacaccagtCGCAACAACAGTGACGCAGTCGACGTTACCCGAAATCGAAGAGACCGAATCGAACAAAGTGCCGAGCTCACGTTCGTCGAGCTATGACAATGGCATCGATTACGATGCACTctacgaggaggaggaggagatgGACCTTAGCATGGAGGCGCATGGCTCAATGATAACGCATCTGTTGTCGCAGGTGAAGATTGGCATGGACCTCACCAAAGTGGTGCTACCCACGTTCATCTTGGAACGACGTTCTCTGCTCGAAATGTACGCCGATTACTTTGCCCATCCCGATTTGTTTCTTAA AATCTCAGAACTGGATGACCCCAGGGATCGCATTGTGCAAGTTTGTCGTTGGTATTTGAGTGCTTATCATGCTGGACGCAAGAGCGCGGTGGCCAAGAAACCCTACAATCCCATATTGGGTGAAGTATTTCAATGTCATTGGGATATTCCAg GTGAATCCGAAGATGGCAAGGAGGTGCATGATGGTCCCGTGCCCTGGTGTCGACGGGATCAGCTAACATTCTTGGCTGAACAGGTGTCGCATCATCCACCAA TTTCAGCCTTCTATGCAGAGCATTATAATAAGAAGATTACGTTTACTGCTCATGTCTGGACGAAATCAAAGTTCTTGGGTCTGTCCATTGGAGTGCACAACATTGGCGAGGGCGTTGTCACCCTTGTCGATCGTAGCGAAGAGTACATTGTAACTTTCCCAAATGGTTATGGCag ATCTATTTTAACGGTGCCTTGGATTGAGTTGGGCGGCTCAGTTGAAATCAAATGCCCCCAAACTGGTTACTATGCCAATATTGAGTTTCTGACAAAACCCTTCTATGGCGGTAAACGCAATAAAGTCAGCGCTGAG ATATATTCGCCCAACGATAAGAAGCCATTTGTGTCGATTGCTGGCGAGTGGAGCGGTCTGATGGAAGCCAAGTGGCATGATAAGAAC AAAACCGAAGTATTCGTTGACGTAAATCGCATACCCATATTTAAGAAACAAGTTCGACCAATCGTTGAGCAGGATGAATATGAATCACGACGTGTTTGGAAGGAAGTAACGGCAGGACTCAA ATTCAATGATATTGAGCGCGCCACGAATGCCAAATTTGTtgtggagcaacagcaacgagatCAGGCCAAGGTGCGCAAGGAATACGATCTGGCTTGGGAGCACAAG CACTTTAAGCCGATTGGTGAGAATTGGATCTACACGAAACCGCTGAGTCAGCGCATGTATTTGCAGGAGAAGGAGGCCAAAAGATAA